CTTCACATCCTGAGACAGCACGAATTTGCGAAAATCATCCATAATCTCATCAGTGATCAACACCGGAATTGAGAGATCGTAGCTTTTTTGCCGTTGGGTAGCGAAGGCGAAGAAGAGGTTCCGGGACCAGAGTCGACTCGTAAGCGGTGATAGCGGTGGGGAAATCAGCTCAATATCGGGGACAATCCCTCCGCCTCCCTGCACGATTCGGCCACTACGCGTTACAAAAAGGGAATCACGCTTATCAAGACTATCGGTCAGGACACCATTTTCTAAATAGTCCTCCTTTTGGATCAGGCGACCGGAAGGGATGTAATATTTGGCGGTTGTTAGCTTAAGAGACGTATTCTTCCCTACGGGGTAGATGCTCTGCACCAGGCCTTTCCCGAAGGTGCGTTCCCCAAGTATGACACCGCGATCTAAATCCTGAATGGCACCGGCCACAATCTCACTGGCGGAGGCGGAGCCTTTATTGACCAGAATAACCAGCGGCGTTTCCGGATTGAGCGCCGGTTCGTTCTTTGAGATATACTTGTTAGTGGCCTTCTTGGTGCGGCCCCGGGTTTCTACAATATCAACCCCGGGCTCAACAATGGCATCGACCATCACTACTGCATCCTGCAATAATCCGCCCGGATTATCCCGTAGGTCTAAAATCAAGCCCTCGATACCCTGGACCTGCAGTTCCGTGACTACTTTGCGGAATTCTTGGGCTGTATCCCGGGAGAAGCGGTTGACACGAATGTAGCCGATCCCATCATCGACGCCGTAATAGGGCATGTCGTTTATCTTGATTTCTTCGCGGATTAGAGTGACATCCAGTGGTTCTTTCTCGCCATAGCGTGTGAAGGTGAGAATCACCTGTG
Above is a window of Candidatus Neomarinimicrobiota bacterium DNA encoding:
- a CDS encoding S41 family peptidase, with the translated sequence MKRHRFFIITVIVISVGFGALAGSDLFRSISTNLRIYNNVVKYLLSDYVDEINSQELILASIRGMLDDLDPYTVYIREEDQPSVDMLTQGKYGGVGIRLGVRGDTLTVIAPMEGTPAYRAGVRAGDKIIRIDHESSLNLSTDEAAQKIRGKPGTQVILTFTRYGEKEPLDVTLIREEIKINDMPYYGVDDGIGYIRVNRFSRDTAQEFRKVVTELQVQGIEGLILDLRDNPGGLLQDAVVMVDAIVEPGVDIVETRGRTKKATNKYISKNEPALNPETPLVILVNKGSASASEIVAGAIQDLDRGVILGERTFGKGLVQSIYPVGKNTSLKLTTAKYYIPSGRLIQKEDYLENGVLTDSLDKRDSLFVTRSGRIVQGGGGIVPDIELISPPLSPLTSRLWSRNLFFAFATQRQKSYDLSIPVLITDEIMDDFRKFVLSQDVKVTFPGEKELEAFEATIEKLDSFDGTVDLSELKTYYKSRAEMAFDDEYEQIKRMLCLEFATLLGGMGERTHTALKEDPGYQRAVGILKTPLAYQELLQPNGQPADN